The Etheostoma spectabile isolate EspeVRDwgs_2016 chromosome 1, UIUC_Espe_1.0, whole genome shotgun sequence genome has a segment encoding these proteins:
- the ca7 gene encoding carbonic anhydrase 7 isoform X2: MTGNPWGYGKQDGPSVWHKNYPVAEGDRQSPIDIDPHQASHDPSLGPIVLNYDKCTSIKIANNGHSVVVEFEDSDDRSVIQGGPLGNPYRLKQFHFHWGGKDCHGSEHTVAGNSYASELHLVHWNAVKYKTFEEAATAPDGLAVLGIFLETGDDHRWLHTITDVLYTVKFKGSVTDFKGFNPKCLLPSSLHYWTYLGSLTTPPLHESVTWIVVKDPIIVSEKQLSKFRTLVFTGEEEDQRTRMENNFRPPQPLKGRKVRSSN; encoded by the exons ATGACAGGGAATCCCTGGGGATATGGAAAACAGGACG GTCCTTCTGTATGGCACAAAAACTACCCTGTTGCAGAGGGGGACCGTCAGTCTCCCATTGACATTGACCCTCATCAGGCTTCACATGACCCCAGTCTGGGTCCGATTGTCCTGAACTACGATAAGTGTACCTCCATCAAAATTGCCAACAATGGACACTCTGTTGTTGTGGAGTTTGAGGACTCTGATGACCGTTCAG TGATCCAGGGAGGCCCGCTTGGTAACCCCTACAGGCTGAAACAGTTTCACTTCCACTGGGGCGGAAAGGACTGCCATGGGTCTGAGCACACTGTTGCAGGGAATAGCTATGCATCTGAG CTTCATTTAGTACACTGGAATGCTGTCAAGTACAAGACGTTTGAGGAGGCGGCAACAGCTCCTGATGGCCTCGCTGTCCTCGGCATCTTTTTAGAA ACAGGTGATGACCACAGATGGCTCCACACCATAACGGACGTTCTGTACACGGTCAAGTTTAAA GGCAGTGTCACAGATTTCAAAGGTTTCAACCCCAAGTGCCTTCTGCCCAGCAGCCTCCACTACTGGACCTACCTGGGATCACTGACTACACCCCCCCTCCACGAGAGCGTCACCTGGATTGTCGTTAAGGATCCAATCATAGTGTCTGAAAAACAG CTGAGCAAGTTCAGAACACTTGTGTTCACTGGAGAGGAAGAGGATCAGAGGACACGCATGGAAAACAACTTCAGGCCTCCCCAGCCTCTCAAAGGCAGGAAAGTGCGTTCCTCCAATTAA
- the ca7 gene encoding carbonic anhydrase 7 isoform X1, which produces MLKCLLSPLLTFHPVCPGLLSPSVWHKNYPVAEGDRQSPIDIDPHQASHDPSLGPIVLNYDKCTSIKIANNGHSVVVEFEDSDDRSVIQGGPLGNPYRLKQFHFHWGGKDCHGSEHTVAGNSYASELHLVHWNAVKYKTFEEAATAPDGLAVLGIFLETGDDHRWLHTITDVLYTVKFKGSVTDFKGFNPKCLLPSSLHYWTYLGSLTTPPLHESVTWIVVKDPIIVSEKQLSKFRTLVFTGEEEDQRTRMENNFRPPQPLKGRKVRSSN; this is translated from the exons ATGCTTAAATGCCTGCTGTCACCTTTACTGACTTTCCACCCGGTTTGTCCTGGGCTATTGA GTCCTTCTGTATGGCACAAAAACTACCCTGTTGCAGAGGGGGACCGTCAGTCTCCCATTGACATTGACCCTCATCAGGCTTCACATGACCCCAGTCTGGGTCCGATTGTCCTGAACTACGATAAGTGTACCTCCATCAAAATTGCCAACAATGGACACTCTGTTGTTGTGGAGTTTGAGGACTCTGATGACCGTTCAG TGATCCAGGGAGGCCCGCTTGGTAACCCCTACAGGCTGAAACAGTTTCACTTCCACTGGGGCGGAAAGGACTGCCATGGGTCTGAGCACACTGTTGCAGGGAATAGCTATGCATCTGAG CTTCATTTAGTACACTGGAATGCTGTCAAGTACAAGACGTTTGAGGAGGCGGCAACAGCTCCTGATGGCCTCGCTGTCCTCGGCATCTTTTTAGAA ACAGGTGATGACCACAGATGGCTCCACACCATAACGGACGTTCTGTACACGGTCAAGTTTAAA GGCAGTGTCACAGATTTCAAAGGTTTCAACCCCAAGTGCCTTCTGCCCAGCAGCCTCCACTACTGGACCTACCTGGGATCACTGACTACACCCCCCCTCCACGAGAGCGTCACCTGGATTGTCGTTAAGGATCCAATCATAGTGTCTGAAAAACAG CTGAGCAAGTTCAGAACACTTGTGTTCACTGGAGAGGAAGAGGATCAGAGGACACGCATGGAAAACAACTTCAGGCCTCCCCAGCCTCTCAAAGGCAGGAAAGTGCGTTCCTCCAATTAA